The genomic window CCAGCTATATAAATAGGTGCTGCTCAGTCACCTACACTCGCTCTCTGACCTACGGACAAGACGCCTGTCAGCAAACCAAGCCAAGAGGCAGAGCCTCACGTGTGGCTTCTGTGTGATGTTTGAACTAAGGAGCTGGATCCACCCTCTGCAGACAGTTGCTCAACCACCACCAAAAGATCCCCTGTAACTCTTGCAGAGTGCGGGCTCTGTTGTGTAATCTGAcagacacacgcacacacacacgccctTTTTTCCACTATTTAGGTAAAACTTGACTgacattttcttcactgtataGAAGCACCAGCATTAGAGACACGAGCTGGCCTTGGAAATCCAACCCATTTTCCTTGCAAGGGACGGAAAGGCCGAAAGAGACGGTAAGGTTTCTATAGTTCAAACCCTGTCAGTTACAACAGCTATGAGCCAAAACAGAGGATTATCATGATGTATTATTTTCAACCCTTAGTTACTTTTGCAGCCTCTATCAGGCTACTCTGGCAGCTACAAAGGAGTTGGGAGGGCATAAGAGTCTACTTTTCCCATGTTACTTTTCTATAGATGCAATACAGAATACTGttttacactttaaaaataggACTAACAGCTATTATTTTGCTCAGTGTTGGCTGGAATTTCTGATTCCATAGACATTTTAATAGTCCTATAAATTGTCTGGTAAAGGAATGGTTAGGGATGGTGCCTGGAGTATTTGTCCCTTATTGATGTGTAAATTGGTTTGTACTGCTGATATGTGTTTCTAGAGATGAATGCTTTGAAGCACgctgataataataataattagcaCAGGATATAGCAATGTGTTAACTGTGAATTAAAATCCCAAACGAAGATGACTATGCAGATCagttctttcctcctgctctctttttttctgaccagTGTTCAGAAGCAGGTTCCCAGGGACATTTCTCTGGACAAGGGAATTTTCTgagtctgcttctctgttcTTCCGTTACTAAAACCAACAATCTTCCCCAAGAGCATTTCCTCAGATGTCTTTTGCACTGATGCTGACAGCAAGTACAAAATTGCTGCACTCCTGAAGAATCCTATATGATACCCCAGATGAATGCTAATTCAGCTTTTGTTCATGAATGGATCAAAAGGGAAGGCCAGTATAGTGGCAGATGGAGGAAGGACACAACACTAACAGGCTCAGAAGCCTATTGATGTGAAATGCTAGATGTTATCCTTATCACAGCTGTCTTGTGTGGGAGTATAATGCAATTATTAAGGTAAATGTTCCTTCCTTTTACGCAATGAAGTTGTAAGACTGAGCAAGTCACGAAACTGCTGATGTGTCTCAGCTTACCCATTTGTGATACAGAGGTAAGAAAGTACCTCTGCCTGCTAAGACTGTGGAGAGGATTTAACAAGGTTCACAGAACACTTAAAATTTGGTGAAAGAACATTGTCTTACTGTAGAGctcatttaaaacataaatcCATCGTGAAAAATTATCTCAAAGTCAGAAGAGAGTGGGGTGCCTGGGCATGATCTGCCTGAATTTTTGTACACAGAGAAGCACGCAGAGGAGAGATAACTGCTCTACTGAGATGTGTAGCCTCCATGAGTATACATTAAAGTTTGTACACTTATGCATTCAGAAGTGGAATgataaaaataactgcagtcTTGTCCTCTAAGCATATAACCACCTTAGGTAAATCCTGTCACATATACATTGTGAGAACCTATGAAATAGCAAAGAAGAGCCAGTTTGCTTGGTAAACTAAGGAGAAAATATAATCACgacaaaaataatttccccTATGTTACAGGCAGGCAGAAGGGCAGAGGGGAGTCAGTGGCAGAGCagaatacaattttaaatacttatctTCTGGTTTGCATAGCCACTAAAGCAAAACACAGGCTATTAGAGAGAAAGCTTGAAAGATCAAAGTGGGGAAGATTGTTCTTTCTAAGTGATGATCaattattgcttttaatttacaACAGGCAAAAGACCACTTCAACTCACCAAAGAAGGATGTGGGCTTATACTGTTGGTTTTACTGTCCTGCCTCATGTTGGAGGATTCCTTGGCTGGTTCATTAATCGCAAAGAAGTATCTGTTTGGTATGAGAAGCTAAAGAAACCTTCCTGGTGTCCACCCCGCAAAATATTCCCCGTTGCTTGGACTGTCCTGTACACAGGCATGGGGTAAGTTCTGCATACCACTTCATCTCTCATCCTGCTGTTTTTGATCCCTAACAGAAAAGTCATTTCAAGCTCTTCATTCATTCACTTTTAGGATATCCCTTTTCCCTGGATCAGCAGGGCATATCAGGTATACTTATTCCCAGCAGATGAAGTGCAGCCTGAGCCACTTTCTGGGCTGAGTTCCTCAGCTTCACACTGCAGGCTATGCTTTTGGCCAGGAATGCGGCCCACGCTTACCACTGTGAGCACATATTTAAAACAGTCACTGCCCTGGGAAAAATATGGGCCACAGAGGTATGACACAGACCACGGGTTTGAGAGCAGTGAGGGACATGGATGCAGCTGACTTTCACTCAAATAAAACTCTCACGCAAACCCACTTTACAAGACACTTTTCCACGAAAAAAGTGCTTGTATTTGAGATTTACAGCATTGTAGTCACATTCTCGGAGTTATCTTGGTCAAAGAGAGCTGAAAAATGCTAATGTGGGTTTTCCTCTTCACAGCTATGCCTCTTACCTGATCTGGAATGACCTGGGTGGCTGCAACAGCAAAGCCATCATCCCGCTTGGCCTCTATGGGGCTCAGCTGGCCTTGAACTGGGCTTGGCCTCCCTTCTTCTTTGGTATACGTAACTTAAAGATGGTAATGTATCCAGACATACATTCATCTGCTGGACATTTGTTTACTGGCGTTCCTGCTACTGTTTTGGGGGTTGTTTGGAGGGTTTCTAACCAGCATTATATGACAGAGGAGTGTAAACAGAGCTGCAAGAAGGGCTTTTCTCAGATATAGTTCATACTGCACCTGGTTCTAGGCAATGATACTAGTCCCTTGCATTTCTCACTCTGTTCTTGTCATTCAGACAGCTGgctctgctggagcagagcgGGAGATCAGGGAGTCTATAATCCAGCTGCTGCATCCCCTAGTTAAGGAGTCAGGGCTAGAGATAAGTCTCTCTGAGAGTCACACCCTCCCCTAGCAAGCAGCAAAGTTAGGGTCTCTGTAGAGGCATATTAGCGATGAGTGGCTTATCAGGCAATACAATGCAATGTGCACAGTGGAGTCAGTGGGAGGATACACACCAAAGAAATACGTGGGGTAGTAAAATCCAACACTGGTGGTGTATTCAAAAAGCACTTAGCTCAGATGTTAAGGTCCGGGGATTACAGAGACACAGAGTAAGACCTAtgttttcatctgaattttGTCGTTCTGTGTACAAAAGATACATTTAGAAAGTCTGTGAAGTGATAATAGCTATTCATACTGTCATAAGCATATTGCTGATCTGTCTACATAGGCATTATCAGTAGGAGCCACTGATCATCATAAACAGTCTATTAACCTGTGGAACttgatagtaaaaaaaaaaaaaatagcactggCCTTGGCTCCCGGTGTGATGAATTCGGATCTCACTAACCAGACTTCAGAGCCAAGGTTCTGAGGTTTAGGACCAGTTTAGGCAGCTTTGTAAAGGTAACTTCCCCTGAGTGCTATTTTACCTCACTGCCTTTAGGAGGAGTGCTTATGGTCTTGTCCCAAGAGTGAGTATCAgagtaattttcttctctgctctccagGCACTGATTGACATCCTATGCTTAGATGGCCTAGTGATAGGCACGATGTGCTCATGGTACCACATTAACAAGATAGCAACACTGCTGATGGTGCCTTACTTGGGCTGGCTGGCCATGGCGACTTGTCTCACAATCCGCATCTGGAAGGACAACCCTGAGAGAAAACCAGGAAAGACGGAATAAGAGCTGGACAGAAATGAAGGCATTTTGTGAAATTAAATTATGCTGATGTGAACCAAGATCTAGTAATTTAGGGGAATTCACTTTAGGACAGGCATCAGAACAtgcctcttcctctccctttcatCAAGGttgtgtgaaagaaaagcttGCACCACGCATCTGTGTGTTGCTTTAAGGTAACCATGCATCTTTAACCTGGGAACCTTttctcccagcactgcagaggTTGTGGGGCTACAGTTGTATGGTGACCTTAACTGTACCAGGTCAAATTCCATCAGCCAAACTAGGATCTCTTATACCAGTATAATTCAGAGTAGCAATCCTGGAATCAGTGAAACCACTCTGAATTACCAGTCCCCAAGACAACAGAACTTGTTCACACATATGGTAGATCTTTTTCTGGGACCaaacaaaaatgcctttcactaatttttacaaactttttttactttttctttttttttttttttttttgctcttcttgctGTTGCTTCATTTTCATGTCTCATCTGGCCTGCACTTCTTACCATTACCTTTTTATCTGACAGTTACTGAGCAAGTGGTAATCTGTCTTGTTCTGCCAGTGAAAGGAGACTGAGCACTCTGACTTCTATTTGTGGAGTATCACACTTCTTGAGTTTCATGCTCCAGGATAAAGCAACAATGACTAGAATGCAAATGCCTGCCCCAAGAGGAAATTTTTTCTCTCCCACCTTTGTGTGCTATTCCTCaccataaaagaaaaactaacatcagtgcttttgaaaaaatacttaaaatatttttaagtactgaaacacaggagcttttgtaaaattaaaagcttttttcacaTTGCCTTGAAGATTGAAATTACATGACTGCCAAAAGGTCCCACGCAAAGTCTGTCAGGTGCAGTACAGATATCTTACCTAGGATCTTTCCATTCCTAAAGATTAATCAGTCAATCAGGAAAGATTCAACTATGCGTAACATTCAAGAGAAATGGGCCAACCCACGACACAGAATCAGATACAAAAGGTGAATGGACTAGCTCTTGTCCATCCCTTATTCTGGCCCTTGTGTTTGCTAGATCTAAGACTTAAAATGTTGATGTCTGTTTGGGaatatttactattatttttgttaattgaTAGAAGCAATGTAATCAAAGAAAAGTGGTTTAATGTACCTTCTTCCTGGCAGCTGACTGTAGATTAAGGTGAATGGGTAAAAGAATAGGTTTATTTtggggcgagggggggggaACTTAACTGGGAgtgtaaaataaattgtatttgcTTTCAATGAAACAAGACATTTTGTTcggaaaataaataaaaccaagttATTCTTGCTTTACTAGTGTGGCACTAGGTTTGCAAAAGGGACTGGGAAAAGCTCAAGACATCCTGTCTGGAGCTCATGGTTTGTGCTCTGGCTGCAAGGAGAAGGGGATTGGCAACAAGCCTCTGCAGGGCTCCAGCAGCCAAACTCCTAAGTGCATGTTAGGAGCAAAGTGCTTTTGTGGGTTTCAAACCTAAAGGTCCCAAACATCCTTTCTGTCAGGGCCCTTCCAGAGGAGAGACACACTCACTTGGAGATGCATTCCCATAACAGGGAATATTCCTAGGTCCAACTAAGTCAGTAGAGGAGCCGAGTGCTCAGCAGGGCTGAAAGCTAGGCCCAAGAGAAACAAATAGCAATAGTTCAAAGCATTTGACATTTGTGGCATCCTTTTTAAATTTGGCATTATATCTTGTTTCATCACTTTGATCCcatctgttatttttcccttcctgctgcaggacacCTTTCTTCAGGACTGCTGTTGCAAGCATATTGCTGACACCTCCCAAATAAAGGATACGTAAGATCAGGCCCCTGGATAGATATGACTGTAAGCAGGTGTAGGGCTATAAAGCACTGAGCACAACAAGCAGCACTAGAAAGATCATAAGCTACTTAAAAACACCCACCTATATATCTCAGGGCTTTATATGGCTGTGTATTATCACTGTGCTTATTTACAGTAATGACTAGTCTGTATCTTCCAGGGAGCCACATGTCAAAGGCAGGAAGAcataaactttctttttaaaaagaaactaataTCTGCACTGGAGGTTCAGTTCATCGGCGTTAAAAATGATTTAGGGTGTCTGAACATCGTTATGTCCTCTCCTAGTTAGCCTGGCAAAGCCACGAGGCCTAGAGATGAGCAGAGCCATCTAGTGAAGCTACGAGGAATAAGGCATGTTTGTATAGGGTTCTCTGCTTCTAAAAAGGGAAAGGATAatatttaaatcacatttaaGTCAGTAAAGCAAAACCTGCAACACGTTAATAACATTTCTAAATTGTATGTATGGATACATATGGATTCATAaactcctcctccctcctcttcccatttttttcagccaggtaaagcaaaacCTTGCATTAagaactactatttttttttgaacttttcatGCTTGTTCTATCTTCCCATTTTTCCAACCAGTGTGACTAGCTGGCTTGTTCTTGTCATCATTTCAGTTCCTCTTCCTTCCAGTCCACCTATAAAAATCTACAGAGAGCTTCTCTCTGCTACTTGCATTTTCTTGCAGGcaacaaaaatagcaaatgttCCTAAGCATTATATGCAATATATGTAATAGCCTAAAATCAACTGACAGATTTAAATTCTGCAAATCATCCTcttgtattaatatttaaagcatTGTTTAGTATGCTTGCTATTTAAACAGATAAACTAAaactctttataaaaataactttaacaGCATTTCACGGTCAGCCATCTAGAAAATTTCTTATTCATCTTGTGTAGTGCACAGCAAAAGCAGTCTCTGCCCTTGTGCAACTCTAGGGGCCTGGGTTTCCCGCTACTGCTACATGAAAAGACTTTTGCTCCGGGTGACATCCTGGCATGAACAAGCACATGGCCACGCATGGCATTGCAGACCTTGCCTGTATCCTGCCCTATGTTACAGTCAAACAGataaaatggaagaggaaagaaaggccTAAAGAGGTGCTAAGGATTAAACCCAAGGTTAGGACTCTGGcttgctgaaatcaatgaaaCTTTCCCCATTCATGAGTGAGAGGATTTCTCTTGAGGTCTCTTCTGTGTCAATTCAGGGCCCTATTCCCTGCAGTACATTGTCTTTCCGAAGGGTCCTTTTCCCCACTGAATCCAGAAGGAGCACTGAGAAGTTTTGCTTATGCCAGCATCAACCAAGTGCCTGGCAGAGTGGATCCCCACCACCTTAGTAGCACGCAAGGTTTTTGTTcagcccccacccccccatATTGGCTTATGGAACGGATACTATGTTCCGTCCCAGTGTGAGAAAACATCCACAACCCATGAGGGGACCTGCTGTGGTCCACATGATCCAGCAGTGACTCAGACAAAGGCCATGCATTGGTGACAGCTTTCTTGGGTCATGGCATTTAGAGAGGGAGACACCTCTCAGATCACCATGTCTAATAATGATCCCTCTCTTTATCTGATATTAAACTGATTGTACACTTGATCTTAGCCCCCTGGGCACATCCCCTGACTACTGGCTACACAGTATTTATGCATAAACAAAACCTTCCTGACTTACAATTCAGCTTCTTTTCTTAACCCTTGTCTCATTTAATAATTTACcagctgtttcagaaaacacCCTGGCTCCAATGGTAAGGAACTTTAAATGAGTTACTGCTGTCTGCGGAGCTATCTTAAAATATGGAGTTAAACGCTAGAGGATTTGCTACAGTGCATATGCAAGCTTAAGAGTGCCGACTGTGAGCCTGTAGCTCTCCCCACCACCCTTTCGACAGCACTGCGTGGTGCAGAATATGCATTCCTGTGGCTTTGAGCACCCACAGGATGGCTGGTGCTGAACTTATCCTTGACCAGCTCCCAGtaaaactgcagcagcagaaacccAGCAGGAAGGAGGTTATGCTGCCTGGAGCTGTCATTAACTTTAAATTGGGCCTCCAGTTAATCAGACAGCCAGCAGCATCTGCCAACAAAACAGACTCCTTCCCTGCTCTACAGCAGTGCAGTTAATGGGTGTGTGTGCTGGGCACTGGGGATCGAGAGCCAGAGAGGTCAGGCTCTAGCAGTGAAGATAAAGAAGGCAAGGAGGCGAGAGCATCACTTATCTCTCCCTGCACTACAGCTCATGTCAGCTCTGCTGTACTGCCTTTGGCAGGGAACTAACATCCACCGTAGAAGGGGCAAGTGTTCAGGGCAAACCTGTAGGATTCTGCAGTGCCTGAAAGCAGTGTTTTCCTATGCCTTTTCTTAAATCTTGGTACTACTGTCCTGCAGCAGGTTGGAAGGGGTAGAAGGGGCAGGTGAGGGCCTACCATGGCTAAGGAAGGAAAGCTGCTTCTGCACATCACTGTCAGAgagtgtttatttatttatcatgtAACGGTAGttacagctggaaaaagcagGAGGGGGATCGCTGCCAGACAATGTATCTAGGGAGATGTTTTGTTACTGCCACCAGCTGTCCCCTAGGAATAGAGAGCACGTCTGAGCCATGACTCACGTAGCCAGTATCTTATTTCACTCTCAGCTCTATCCAAAAATGTTCCTCCTGCCTGAGAATGCAGTAAAGCCTCCCTTCCCTAGCAAGGACTTTTACAGCCAGGTCTCTTCTACTGCCCCTCCGTGATCAGCACAGGGTAACACTCATTTGCACATAGGAAAGTAACTCCTGCAATTAGGAGAGGACCAGCAGATG from Rhea pennata isolate bPtePen1 chromosome 25, bPtePen1.pri, whole genome shotgun sequence includes these protein-coding regions:
- the TSPO2 gene encoding translocator protein 2, which translates into the protein MWAYTVGFTVLPHVGGFLGWFINRKEVSVWYEKLKKPSWCPPRKIFPVAWTVLYTGMGYASYLIWNDLGGCNSKAIIPLGLYGAQLALNWAWPPFFFGIRNLKMALIDILCLDGLVIGTMCSWYHINKIATLLMVPYLGWLAMATCLTIRIWKDNPERKPGKTE